The following is a genomic window from Chthoniobacterales bacterium.
CGGCGGCCTGCCCCTGCTCGCCCTTGCATGGCCAAATCATTGGCTCGATCTGGCCAACGGATTTTACCGCTCCGGCGCCCTCGTTTTCGGCGGAGGCCACGTCATCCTCCCGCTGTTGCAGGCCGAGACCGTCGGCCACGGCTGGATCCACCGCGAAGACTTCCTCGCTGGTTACGGCGCCGCGCAGGCCCTGCCCGGGCCGCTCTTCAGCTTCGCCGCGTATCTGGGCGTGTTCGCCGGTCCCGGCTGGCTCGGCGGCCTGTGGTGTCTGGCGGCGATTTATCTGCCGTCCTTCCTGCTCGTGTTTGCAGCGCTGCCGCACTGGCAAACGCTCCGCTCCCGGCCCGGCGCCCGCGGGGCCCTGGCTGGCGCGAATGCCGCCGTCGTCGGCCTTCTGCTTGCCACGCTGCTCCATCCCGTCGCCACCAGCGCGCTCGACTCGTGGCCCGCCGCCGGCCTCGCGCTCGCGGCATGGGCCGCCCTGCAATTCGGAAAAATCCCGCCCTGGCTCCTCGTGATCGCCTGCGCTCTGGCGGGCCGAATCATCCTGTCGTAAAAAAAATCATGCCATCCCGCTCCGCCGAACTCTTCGCCGCCGCCAAACTCCGCATTCCCGGCGGCGTCAATTCCCCCGTGCGCGCCTTTCGCTCCGTCGGCGGCGATCCGTTTTTCGTGGAATCCGCCGCCGGCTGCCGCATCCGCGACGTCGACGGGCGCGAACTCATCGACTATGTCGGCACATGGGGTCCAGCGATCCTCGGCCACGCGCCGGCGCCCGTCATCGAGGCCGTGCGCACCGTCGCCGGCCGCGGCCTGAGCTTCGGGATTCCGAATCCGCTCGAGGTCGAGATGGCCGAGACGATCTGCCGCCTCGTGCCCTCCGTCGAAAAAGTCCGCATGGTGAACAGCGGCACCGAGGCCACGATGAGCTGCGTGCGCCTCGCCCGCGGCTTCACCGGTCGCGACCGCATCGTGAAATTCGAGGGCTGTTACCACGGCCATGTCGACTCTCTCCTCGTGAAGGCCGGCAGCGGCGCGCTCACCCATGGCCGGCCCGACAGCGCGGGCGTGCCCGGCGCGCTCGCCGAGCTCACGATCACCCTCCCCTTCAACGACCTCGCTGCCGTCCGCGCCGCCTTTGCCGAAGCCGGCCGCGAGATCGCCGCAATCATCGTCGAGCCCGTGCCCGCAAACGCCGGCCTTTACCTGCCCGAGCCCGGCTTCCACGAAGGCCTGCGCGCCCTCTGCGACGAATCCGGCGCGCTGCTCATTTTTGACGAGGTCATGACCGGGTTTCGCCTCGCGCCGGGCGGCTACCAGGAACTCAGCGGCATTCGCCCCGACCTCACCGCGATGGGCAAGGTCATCGGCGGCGGTCTGCCGGTCGGCGCGTTCGGCGGACGCGCCGACATCATGGACCACCTCTCGCCCGACGGCCCGGTCTACCAGGCCGGCACCCTCTCCGGGAATCCCCTCGCCATGGCCGCCGGCCTCGCCCAGCTCCGCGAGATGGAACGCCGCGATGGCTGGGCCGAACTCGAGAAACTCGGCGCGCAATTCGAGGCCGCCGTCCGCGAAATGATCGCCGACGGCCCGTTCACCTTTGCGCGCATCGGCTCGATGTTCTGCCTCTACTTCACCGCCGGTCCGGTGAAGAACCTCGCCGAAGCCATGCGGGCCGACAAACCCGCCTTCAATCGCTACTTCCACGCCTGCCTCGAGGGCGGCGTCTATTTCGCGCCGTCGCAATTCGAGGCCGGCTTCCTCTCCCTCGCGCACACCGAGGAAGACATCGCCGAGACCGCCCGCATCGCCACCGCCGCGCTGAAATCGGTTGGCAGCTAGGCTCCCGACGTTCATCCTGAATTACCCCAGTCACTCCTTGGACTCGAGCAACGACAGCGCATCGGAGATCGAGCTGATTCGACGGATCGGCGACGGCGATCGCGCGAGTTTCGAGGAATTCTACGACCGCTACTCCGGCCTGATTTACTCGACCGCCCTGCGCGTCCTCAACGACGTGGCCGATGCCGAGGAGGTCACCCAGGAAGTCCTGTTCATGATCTGGGAAAAAGCGCCGATGTATGACGCCTCCCGCGGGAAGCCCCTCACCTGGGCCGTAACGATGACGCGGAACAAAGCCATCGACCGCATTCGCTCCGTGCAACGCCGCATCCGCCTGCGCGACGGGGCTGGCGCCGAGATGGCGGCGGATACCTTCGTCCACGAACGCCGCCCCTTCGACGAGGTGGATTCCCACGAGCAGAGCGACCGCGTTCGCTCCGCCGTGCTCCAGCTGAAGGCCGGTCAGCGCGAGGTCATCGAGCTGGCCTATTTCGGCGGCCTCACCCAGCAGGAGATTGCCGATCGACTCCATGAGCCACTCGGCACCGTCAAGGCCCGCATCCGCCGCGGCATGATGCGCCTGCGAAAGTTGATCGCTCCCGGGGAGTGACGCCCGCCCGGCCTCGCCCACGGTTTGACATTGAATCCTGCCCGGAACGCGTTAGCCGTTAACGCCGTGCAACCTCTGCCAAGGGTCCGCGTAAGGGCCAAGTTTTTCTTCGAAGGCGACCGGAAGTTTTTCATCAAAGGCGCCACCTATGGCCCCTTCGCGCCCGACGCCGACGGCGAG
Proteins encoded in this region:
- the hemL gene encoding glutamate-1-semialdehyde 2,1-aminomutase, which codes for MPSRSAELFAAAKLRIPGGVNSPVRAFRSVGGDPFFVESAAGCRIRDVDGRELIDYVGTWGPAILGHAPAPVIEAVRTVAGRGLSFGIPNPLEVEMAETICRLVPSVEKVRMVNSGTEATMSCVRLARGFTGRDRIVKFEGCYHGHVDSLLVKAGSGALTHGRPDSAGVPGALAELTITLPFNDLAAVRAAFAEAGREIAAIIVEPVPANAGLYLPEPGFHEGLRALCDESGALLIFDEVMTGFRLAPGGYQELSGIRPDLTAMGKVIGGGLPVGAFGGRADIMDHLSPDGPVYQAGTLSGNPLAMAAGLAQLREMERRDGWAELEKLGAQFEAAVREMIADGPFTFARIGSMFCLYFTAGPVKNLAEAMRADKPAFNRYFHACLEGGVYFAPSQFEAGFLSLAHTEEDIAETARIATAALKSVGS
- a CDS encoding sigma-70 family RNA polymerase sigma factor — its product is MDSSNDSASEIELIRRIGDGDRASFEEFYDRYSGLIYSTALRVLNDVADAEEVTQEVLFMIWEKAPMYDASRGKPLTWAVTMTRNKAIDRIRSVQRRIRLRDGAGAEMAADTFVHERRPFDEVDSHEQSDRVRSAVLQLKAGQREVIELAYFGGLTQQEIADRLHEPLGTVKARIRRGMMRLRKLIAPGE